GTCCACGTCTACAGAGTAAACCAGCTTTTGTTGAGGACCTACTGCCCATGCCGTACAGATTTTGGGAGTCTTACCTTCACACTATCTATCTCTGGTATGTCCTGTGGAGTAAATGCCTATTTTCATCTCAACTGTATTAGGAAAGCTTCTGGGGTTCTCCCAGTTCAGAGATACTGACCGATTATTTTTGTCAGTGATAAGACTGGTAATGCCAGCATTGCAAAGAAGGTCAGAGATGACAGTGAGACATCAGATATGAAATGGAGAGGACACACACAGCAAGTAACTTTATTAGAGTTGCTAGCCACGGATGACTCACCAGGAGCTTTATATTTCTTGAAGGTGTCATTtactagggggaaaaaaagcaccattGGAGCTTGTGGACTGTCAGCATCTTCAAACACATAGCACTCCTTCAAGTTTTCCCTGTCTTCTTCACTTATCTCAATTTTGGGAAATGGAATTCCTTGCCCCGAGATGTACTTTGCAATCTGATCCAGAGGCTGGGTggatgaagaaaattaatacaaagaATCAAAACTCAAAAAAGATCCAGCAATCTGGATTTTCATAAACTCCAGCAGCTAACATGTATATTCTAAGGCTTGAATCTCTCTCTGGGACTTTCAGACAGAAACAGCCATAACCACAGCAGACACTGCAGCTTAtcttattttttgctttgccttgggcaaaagaaaaaaaccagtcaCTTTCTTTGAGCGGTCAAATGGAGCCAAAAGCAACAGGACTGATTTTATGGTTCCAATGAAACTGGTTCAGAatgggaaagcaaagaaacttCAAGTATGGGGAAAGAACATATCAGTCCAAATTATTCTGTGTTATTGTCTCGGCTTCTTATTTACCACTTTCCCAATCTTTGTCCTCTGCATAGCTTGTGATTGATTGATAATTACTCCCTATGAACTAATACATTTATCAACATACCTTATGACCTCATAAAAAACCCCTTTAACAGCTATATAATACTATTAAgtctattttaaattattctcaTTATATATGCAACactaattatattatttttcattattaatcaAGTCTGGCATCAGCCAGTATATTTCCCCTAAGACTGGTATGAGATAAACAGGCCCAGAAACACATAGGTTTTCCCATTTAATCTGTTAAAACATTGTTAGGACTTTCCATTGCATCTGTAACTTGCTCAGTTCaaggagaaacaaaatcagCATCAAAGCTCCAGAATGCTCCTCAGTCAGCTCTTCAAAAACTCTCGAATCCACTGCAGAAgatcttgattttaaaaagtctatATCTATCACTGTCTTCTAATATCCTTCTCAGTTACTGAGAAATAACTCACCTAATAATCTAAGTAATAAATCAGATAATAATAATCTAATTCCCATTTCAGTACTGAAAAGTTAGTTGGTTTAACTGATGAGTGCTAGAAACCAAAAGACCATGAAGGAAAAAGATCTCAGATACCATGGCTTTTCTTACCAGTGTCTGGGACCCTCCACTGTAATTTAAGTGCAGGATGACGTCCACCTCTCTCTGCGATCTCACAAGCGGTGGGTAACTGGTATTGATGAAAAAACCAGTATCAACCAGGGAGAGCTCATCATCTGCTGTTTCCATCAGTTTATTTGGGAAGGAGTCTATCACtgtatctgaaaaacaaacatttctcactacaacaaataaaaccccaagcCTTACTGCTCCTCTGCAGAAAGttaaaaagagggaagaatGGAAAATTTTGTTCCCCATTTTCCCTGTCTACCTGCCTTTGACTCACTGGCAGCACTGATTTACAGAAGTTACACACTacagctttttccttccttcctggatACCTCAAGCAGCTTTGGCCCTGAAGGGGAGATCCCTCCTGCCCCCCTAGGCTGAGCTCCTCGCCTTGTCCACTGGAACATGATCCCCAGACAAACAAATTCAATTTCACCACTCAGCACCCCCAAATAATGAAATGCTGTTCAAATCTGTCTTCCGCTTCTTCCATCTCTGGAACGGAGAAGTGGAATTTCAGAGGAAGTCAGTCTTGTCTCTTCCTCCTTGTTGGAAGTCCTAAATTAATTCCCAAACTTAATTCTTGTCAAAACGTTATTGAAAAACATGCTGCGTTACTGTGCCTTTCCACGTAGAAAATCCTTCACTCTCCAGGTACTGGCTATGCATCTGGAAACCTCTGATAAAATTGGGATACTGTGCAATGGTCGGGCGTCCTGTTAAGACACCTcgcagagcagaggagagggcaCTCGAGGGAGTGAATACACAGGTGTCCACCTCATAGGGATTCACGGACAGAAAGGGTTCTTCCTCTGCAAGAAGGacagaaattctgaatttaggacagttttctaaaatggtcaatatttttaaaaaacggAGTAACTAATAACCACAGTTGTTGCCATCCCCCATCCCAAAGGTAAATCACATATTAAGCCCCTGAAGTCTGTGCTACCAAATAAAACGCAGCTTTAGGCAGTGAATTACGTGACAGccacctgcaggcagcaagcaCCACCTCCCTCTCCAGGCTTCCTTGAAAGAGGGCCACCTCGACTGCAGCGTGTGGTGGAGGGGTGAGCCACGTCCCAAAACATACAGGAGGACAACAGTCACCTTTGACCAGGACATCTTCAGAGTGCATGTGAGTATCACCCGACGGCACGCATTAGATAAATTAGGAAGCCAGTCACTCCAGGTTCTCTGTGCAATTACCAGCAAGAGCAACCTTTCTCGGCAGCACAGCCGAGGAAAcagctgccttctgcaagaGCTGTTTTCTCTACTGATGGTATTAGCAGCCAAGGAGGACCACATCCTGACTTAACCTTAAGCCAGGTTCTTAACACAACATGATTTTGACATGTCAGCTGGAGACCGGCTTTGTGTCTGTACGTCCTTtagaaaaaagcacagctttgcCAAAGAAGTTTAGTACTTCTAAACCAGGCAGAATAATTTCTTAACTGATGcctctgctttgccttcctCACATCTTTCTCTTGACTTGGGCAGTATCTCTTTAGGCATTAGACCTCTGCACAGAATATAAGCAATATATACCGGTggtaaaaaaaccacaaagacatCTCACCAATATCTTTTACTCTGTCCCTGGTCCATCTACACCAGAAGTCCTCTGAGTCAGCAGCCAAATTCCAGACATACATCACATCTATGGAAAATATACTACTCCACATGCCTGTAACGTGAAAGAGAGAATAGAAACAGATTGATGGAATAGTCTTGTAAGAATTTTTATTGATACATATCCGGTCTTTCCCTTTGGATACATCCTTTCTGTCTGCCTGCATATCTTCATGGGCGTACTTCCTAATTATGTCCTTGCTAATTCAAACTCACACCTGCTCAACCTGTTTGCTGGTGCCTTTCCAGTTCTGTCCTCCACAAACCACTTGCTCACGCACACACCAGCTGCCTCTCAAACAGGCCACCTTTCCCTCTAGCTAATAGTCACCTTGCATATAGCAGATGCGAGTCTCTGAGAGCCTCTTCACCAGCCTTCCCATAAAGAATTCACTTCCAAAATGTTCTGCGCGAATAGACGCTCCGTATTTCAGAAGACCGACTTCGTAAGGAGTGAACTCCAGCCACTcttcagcaccagcagccagaTCATGAAAAGGCAGTAACATGTTAACGACTGCTAAACAGAAGAGTACTAGAGAGCAGGAACAAATCCTGGGAAAGACACTGGCTAGCGCATAATATGCCATTCACAAGCTATGGTTTTATCTGTACTGCCTGCAGCACCAATGCCACAAAGGTCCTTTCACATCACGGGAGGGTGGTCCCAGGCTGCGTTACAGCAACCTCCAGCAGAAAAGCCCTGATCTGAATGAAACCATAAGCGTTCCCTGCAGTTAGTCTTATGCAGAAGTATGTATTGCTTATGTATAACCCATTCCCTCTAGGGCATCAGTGACAGAGAGAGTTTAGCATTCACTTTGTGTCATGTACTCAGCTGCTTGTATTCAACAAATGCTGTGAAAATTAATACTAGAGGAAACAGTGATTTTCCTGCCACTGGACCCAAAAATTCAAAGTTTTCCCTTCATTTGTTCAAAATAAGACCATGTGGAACCATCATAAGAATTAGTTCCATCACAAGGTTTTTGTGACCAGGATAGATTGCGAGTTTGGCATCTTCTGTGATGATGTAACTGTACTTTCACTTCTGGCAGTGTAGAGAACTCAAATTCTAAAGACTAAAGATGTCTGGACTTCTTAAGTGTTAGTCACTGTTacctgaaattttaaaaggggGTATTTTTCGGCATGTGATTAGAATGAAAGGACTACTGGATTATTAAAGCTGATTACATGCATTTAGTCTTAGTCTGGATTACTTACATTATAAAGTTGTTAAGAAATCTAAATCATAACCATTACCTCTGAATGCCTGAGCACTATAGCTGGACTTGAGGTTGATGGCCACATAGATGGGCAATGGGTTCTGACCATTATCCACTGCCTGCCGTTGGTCCGAGAGTCTATGCtcatctttctggttttgattaaaaatggTTAATGGAATGAGGTGAAAAACAACTTGCACTTGGAATAATATAATGTGAATTATCAGCTTCACCCAGGTTCTCCTTCCCATTCTCAGCTCACTGGATTGTTCAGAAATACCTCCCATGGGATACTCCAGACTTGGCAAGTATCCCATAAGAAGCAGCTACACCCTATATGGGTTCTCAGATTTTGAGATATGCAGAGGTTGACTGTAGAttcactaaggaaaaaaaaacattcccagGAAGAAGCACGTGGCTAAGTGAAAGGTAAGGTATGCTGGATCTCAGCAAACAGAACtgatcatattttaaaatactttgcaagTATATTCATATGCAAGAACATATGCTATTCCACATTGAAAACTTCCTTGTATAAACATAAACCAGAAGGAAACTACCTAAGCtatactatttttaaagtaccAAAATCTGTAACACTCTTTCTTAAAACTCAGCAACATATTTAGAAAATTGTCTCTCCCACTATTTGAACCATTTCCATTTGCAGTCTATAAATGAGTCACTTTATAAATGCATATTCTTGGTTTATACTAGGAAGTAAACTGTTTCTAAGTAGAATATTTAATGTACACAGTGATCggtttacatttaaaaatattttttttcctcaggatttttctttctttgaaaaaaatgaacaccTTTGACTACAATGCTATGGTTCCTTCAGTTCAAGGTCAGCCTCACTATAAATCAAGAGTAGTGCTTTAATAATGCATCTGAACATACAGAATTTAATCGGCCCCTAAAGCATTTGTGTTAGTAGTACTGAATGGCATCCCAGGAtttactttcttccttcccctttacTGCTATAGAAGTTCACCCGGTTTCGGCGTGGGGGGAAAGGAGTAATACCTTATCATGGAGCATGGATTCAATGACAAGCCCCCAAAGGTCTATGAAAGAAGTGTTATGTCCTTCTTTAGTCCTCTCCATCAGGTCATTATAATAGTACTTCAGACaatccaaagaaaaacagcagatcTTGGATTTGGTTACTTGCTTGCGAGCTTCCTTGATTGCATCCTCCAGATATTTTTGTGACCAATTAACATCTTCATATAAGTTTGCCATTGTCCTGAAGAaacattagaagaaaataaagaggagCAAAGCTGTGGTTTGGCTTCAGAGAACGTTCGTGCAACCTTTTTGCCCGTTTCTTAATTCTGAGGGGTTCACAACTACAAATTAAAACACACTTAAAATATCCTCATttcaagagcaaaacaaaacctccaagcttttctggttttgatgatTAAAAAGTTTGCGTGGGCTCAAAAATGATCTGAGAAGCTCAAGggagacaagaaagaaaaattatccaCCCAAGgctattaaatacaaagaagtCCCAAGTCctcagaaaatttatttcttggaAGGTGGGGGTATTCTAGAAAGCAGTCATTACCGGTTTACTCTAGTCCCACATTTGTTCCCAGGTATTTGCCAAGAGCCCCTGCCAGCGAGCCAGCTGGGCAGCGCTTGGGTCTTGCATGCGTCCCAGCATAGCCATTCTTACCTGTGTCCTTGAAATCCTAATGCGCACGGGTGCACTCCGATTTCAACATACAGAGGAGTTAAAAGGATTTTGGTAAATACTTAAGACAAACCTGCGATTAAGGTTTGAACTTATATAAAGGACTGACACACAATTCGGTGCAATAAACCCTCTCCACTTCCAACCACGTGTAGAGCAGCAGAGCTACCTGGAACCCACTTGATAAAAGACTTTTAAGTTATCTTAAATATGACATAGCTGTAGTCTCTCCGAGGTCAGTAACTTGGCATCATTTGCGGGACTGTCTGTGACAGCATTAATTCCGCTAGCCCCAAAGACACCTTTTGCCAGAAGGAGATGCACTCTAAATCCAAATTAGAAGTGAGAACAACCAGCAAATGGCAGGCATAAATTCTTCTTCCCATCTTTCTTCAATTTCCAGTCTGAAGACAAACTCGCTGCATTCAGTCTAAGGTACAAttgataaaatataaaaagggaATAGaacatttacatgaaaatacCAGGCACAGACTGCGCCTGTGCGGTAACAAAAGCAGCTGATAAATGTGACGACCGGTCCCTTACCggtatgttttgtttctttgcccTAGATAGACATGGAGGAGACTGTGGGGAAAATGGACGTGCTTTTGTTTTACTAAGTGCCGCACGAGCCGATAGGGCTTACAAATAGTCAACAGTACAGAGCAGAGAGTACAAAGAGTGAACCTTGTTCAGGTTATTCTCACCATGTGGTACCCGATAAACCACCAATGTAGGAAATGCAATCGAGCAGATTGAGTTTCTGGAGACCCAGCAGGCTGCCATACATTGCTGTCAGCGACCGCGTCCCTCCACCAGTTGTTGTGATGGCCACCACCGGCACCTGCCCAACAGagtaaagcagaagcagaagccatCCATGTATTAGACAGTGAGGTAACAGGTTATAGCACCGATACGAGCTGTGATGTTGCTCCAGGCAACAAGGGTGTGATTGCTGCAACAGGCTAATGTTGCCACCACCCGCCTGACAGGAGAGGGAAGGCTTGTGTCCTACCCACTCACATCGGGCGGGCAGGAGGCTGTTTACTTCATATATAATTGGAGATCAACCTCATCACCCTGGAACTCTTCTCAAGGTGTATTATTAGAAGCTGTCACAGGAAACACGGGATGTGCCACGCCAGAGCAGGCCTGGGTTTGGCAATTCTGCCCCTGACAAGGAGCGTTCCCCCAGAACACACAGCTCCCTGCAACAGGCCAGACCATGGGGCTGCCGATGGCTGAAGCTCTCATGGCCTCAGGCCGGCTGTCACCACGTGTCCGGGCATGGCCAGCCACCGGGCTGCCCTCCACAACTACAGAGACAGACCATTCTTCTCCTCACCCTCTCCTGGTCCAGCACACCCTTTGCTCCTCTCAGCATCCTGAGCAGGGCGTGTGCTTACGTGCTCTACGGAAAACACCCATTTGTACCTTTCAGGTATTAACTTCCACTATCATCAAGCGATCTGCTGTTCTGAAGTCGGTGAAGAGAgcttgaagaaaatatttctcccctttaatgaaattttaaaaaaaatcacaaacccaaacaaatgtTGTTCTACCCTAAACTCTATGAAGAAAAATTTGATCttaataaaaagcagaataatttcagaaagttaTACTTTGGGTTTTACATTTTCTAACCTTTTTCCATTATGAATTAAAATTCtcatgataatattttttttccagttcaaatGTGAGTCAGTTAACAATGTAGAGCAGATTTTTTCCACTATTATGAAGTCAAATACATGAACAGGAGAGCCAGAGTAAttagacttttttaaaaaaactagcTTTAGTCCTACCACCTCAACCACTTTTCTGTGTGCCAGGAAACTCTTAGACAGCTATGTAAAAATGTTCTTCCCAGCTTACttgaaaactttatttccaGTATTATTCTCTGCTCTGAAAtccaaaatacaatttttttaaaatctgtaccCTATCCAGAgcactgtttcttttaattgtcAGCTAAAGAGGATTCTTGCTGTTGGTATGTCTGTACTTTCCTTATTTTCAACAACCCAGCAAGGCGTAAGTGGTTACAAAACTTACGAAGCAGGAAGCTTCGTAAAACTTAGGAAGCAGGAGCATGAGCTACCGTGATGAGGCTACACTTTTGATCAGCTATTTCATCTATACAACTCGATGATGCTATAAGATTCACTCTTCTTTTCCAGCTTGACGCTTTTATCCTAGTAGTCAGTTTTCCCAAGAACATGcctttcctgctgcagaaaccCCCTAAACTGTTTTGACTCGGGTCTCTGCACGAAAATTTTGCTTCCTACCCTCAAAATACTTCACAAATACAATGACTGCTGCTTTGTCCCTGGTACTGAGCTAAGGCACACTACTTCCCAGGCAGCATCCCCCAGGTATTCCATGTCTGCCCACTATAGATTTTCCTCCTGAGACCCACGAGCAATATCAAGAATAGACAGGAACAGGTTGAACTGAGGAGCTGTCAAGGAGTCTTTGGGGCTGCAAAGGCATCACCCTGcccttcctgctctgctgcacgAATGAGCTACTGCTCCCCTTGCTCAGTTCTTGCCTTAGGTGGCCGGGCccaccccagagcagcaggattAACCCACATGGGGTTTTTATTTGTGGTTTCAATTTTGTGAGCCAGGCCCCAATCCCTTGGAGAGGAGCTGTTACCAGGGTCTGTATTGGCTTGCCTCATGCTCTTTCAGATCCTCCTCCAAATGAAGAATCTTTTTCAGAGCGGCAGCAacatatttcttcctcttcttcaggaAGTCCTGCTCCTCCATGCACAGGCTAAAGCCCAAGCGCACATCCAGGTCTCCTGAGCTGGAATAGGCAATAGGACAAATCAGCGCACATGTCATTTATAGCTGACCTTAAGACCTGCATGGCAGGTAGTCAGTAAACTCCACAGATCATCTGTAAAACAAGCTATTGCCAAGTCTGCATATTGATcaaggaacagaaggaaaagcagcaattcTATTGCCAGTACCGAGTCATGGCAAGGATGAAGAGGAGCTTCCAAGGTACCTGAGATTTCTTGTGAACCCAGACACAAAGACAAGACACAAGCCAGGGAAAGATCACCAAAACAGGTAATTTcaggagtgatttttttcccgTATCCATTCCTTTTTATCACTGTAACATCCTGGAAAACTCAGGTGATGCTGCCATCACCTGCTCTCAGGTTTTGACAGGTCACTAGTAGTGTTTAAAGTGAAGGTCTTAATGAGCTGTATAAGGGACTGTGAGCTGCAGAGCAAGCATCACCTCCTGCTCAGCCTCTGTCCTGTGAAATTCAGCCTTTCACCCGTGGGCGAACAGATTTCCAGGTAAGCATTTACAAGCTTCAGCTTCCAAATATATATGAATATCCATCATTCTTCCCACATGGGCAGCCACATTGAATTCTCTCCCTTGAGAAATGTGAAGCAAAAGTCAAAAAAATTGCAGGAGAAAAGGTACAAGACCAATCAAGCGACAGTTAATGTTTTGTGCCTTCAACAACACAAATACACTTGGATACAGAGAAAAGCACTCAATACTGACCAAACCTTCTGGGTCACATCACCCTCTGGTGGCTGCAAACTCTATCCTGAACATTGCTTTCACTAGTATTTCACAGACGGGAATGTTTCAAGGGTTAGTGTTAGTAACCTCTGTTCTCCAGCAAATTTGGTATATCACAGTGTAACTCTGAAAACAGAGGAAGGTCAATTGATTGAccttacaaaaacaaacaaattttttATCAGCAGATTGAAATTTCTCTTGAGCTTTCTATAAATCTGTCTCTATTAGATTTACatttcaatatattttgttACGGTCCGAGACGGAGCAGGTAGCTCGTCCTCCTTTGCTCGTCTACTCAAACTGCTCCCATGCTCTGAAATTCCACCTTGCTTCTGTTCTGCATATCAGCCCAATAGTAAGGATGCTGTGAGCCATATGAAGCTTTGAGCTGTCTTTATAAAACATTATCTTCAATTTTACCTATCACTGGTACAAGTCTGTCTCTGCAGGTGGGTGGGCAGAGGTGCAGCTGGTCAGGTCTCAGCTCCCATTCTGCTCAGTGAAGCAGGAGACAGGGCAGAAGCCAGGCTGCCCTATGTTTGTTTTGGTGACTTTGCAAAGTTAAAGAGGGGTAGAGTTTATGTCAGTCATTATGCAGATCTGACTATTGGCATAAATGTGCAGCAAAATTAATATGTGAGTAGTGCAGATTTATGCATGTCTAAGAATAGTAGTCATAAAATAGGCTAATTTACTCCGAAGAAACCTACCAAGGCTTACAAACTCATATTGAACTGCATGATGCTGTaactgcagcagccctgcacttACCCCAGGCAACACGTGAGTACAGGACAAAGCACTCACACagcacattttcttctctccaccTACCACAGAAAAAACCTAGATAACTAGTTTACAGTAATGGATGATAAAATCCTGGATGATAGGACAAAAAGAGACTATCTTACCATTTTCTTGCTGTCAAGCACAAGTGAAAGGAATGATCCTAGAAATCCAGAAAATAATGCTAAttacaatgacattttaaaacatttctttccttcaagGTCAGACAATGCTTATTCAGTAAGAGAAGAGGTTctcaaataataatttatacTGCTACGGACATTATTTTGGTACAATTAAGCAAAGTCTTGCTCCTGCTCTGGAATCAAATTC
This genomic stretch from Falco naumanni isolate bFalNau1 chromosome 7, bFalNau1.pat, whole genome shotgun sequence harbors:
- the LOC121090836 gene encoding cytosolic phospholipase A2 epsilon-like isoform X1 translates to MGSNLSSNETFTGTSAPAVRTRPVSPFNLLTVKILRLRNVRKADLLTLSDCYVTLWLPTASAEKVRTRTIRNSKNPVWNEAFCYKIDRRVKNVLELKVCDEDTVTRDDELCTVLFDIDKLTVGRTVRVKFQLNPQAREELEVEFTLQNTLDYPDGIITNGVLVAREVSCLEVRVDARKMKQQSTNQKLTFTLKGSHEGSQKISLDSDPSLRIIVFHCVINDQTRLDVILPEELADKSETEKSGVLSFPLNSLPLQKEIIIEEDHSFHLCLTARKCSGDLDVRLGFSLCMEEQDFLKKRKKYVAAALKKILHLEEDLKEHEVPVVAITTTGGGTRSLTAMYGSLLGLQKLNLLDCISYIGGLSGTTWTMANLYEDVNWSQKYLEDAIKEARKQVTKSKICCFSLDCLKYYYNDLMERTKEGHNTSFIDLWGLVIESMLHDKKDEHRLSDQRQAVDNGQNPLPIYVAINLKSSYSAQAFREWLEFTPYEVGLLKYGASIRAEHFGSEFFMGRLVKRLSETRICYMQGMWSSIFSIDVMYVWNLAADSEDFWCRWTRDRVKDIEEEPFLSVNPYEVDTCVFTPSSALSSALRGVLTGRPTIAQYPNFIRGFQMHSQYLESEGFSTWKDTVIDSFPNKLMETADDELSLVDTGFFINTSYPPLVRSQREVDVILHLNYSGGSQTLPLDQIAKYISGQGIPFPKIEISEEDRENLKECYVFEDADSPQAPMVLFFPLVNDTFKKYKAPGVERSPEEMAEGKVDVSSILSPFTTREVCFSEENFDKLVKLTDYNVLNNEKLIIQALRWAVARRKRWNC
- the LOC121090836 gene encoding cytosolic phospholipase A2 epsilon-like isoform X2, with the translated sequence MCAGGPAEHTSRLVWALLRKQPEEAELPSTRGQMYHSYLCQEVTGPQGALKAKNFKLRKVTTKEPFSLDYPDGIITNGVLVAREVSCLEVRVDARKMKQQSTNQKLTFTLKGSHEGSQKISLDSDPSLRIIVFHCVINDQTRLDVILPEELADKSETEKSGVLSFPLNSLPLQKEIIIEEDHSFHLCLTARKCSGDLDVRLGFSLCMEEQDFLKKRKKYVAAALKKILHLEEDLKEHEVPVVAITTTGGGTRSLTAMYGSLLGLQKLNLLDCISYIGGLSGTTWTMANLYEDVNWSQKYLEDAIKEARKQVTKSKICCFSLDCLKYYYNDLMERTKEGHNTSFIDLWGLVIESMLHDKKDEHRLSDQRQAVDNGQNPLPIYVAINLKSSYSAQAFREWLEFTPYEVGLLKYGASIRAEHFGSEFFMGRLVKRLSETRICYMQGMWSSIFSIDVMYVWNLAADSEDFWCRWTRDRVKDIEEEPFLSVNPYEVDTCVFTPSSALSSALRGVLTGRPTIAQYPNFIRGFQMHSQYLESEGFSTWKDTVIDSFPNKLMETADDELSLVDTGFFINTSYPPLVRSQREVDVILHLNYSGGSQTLPLDQIAKYISGQGIPFPKIEISEEDRENLKECYVFEDADSPQAPMVLFFPLVNDTFKKYKAPGVERSPEEMAEGKVDVSSILSPFTTREVCFSEENFDKLVKLTDYNVLNNEKLIIQALRWAVARRKRWNC